Below is a genomic region from Candidatus Neomarinimicrobiota bacterium.
GAGGAAAATATTCGTTTTTACGGCGGTATTTACGGCTTAAAGCGAAAAGATTTATTAAACCGTATGGAAGAATTATTAGATCGTCTGGATATTAAATCAATACGTCATCAGATAATCCGTTCTGTACCGACAGGATGGCGACAGAAACTGGCTTTTTCCATTGCTATCCTGCACAAACCTGTCATTGTATTTCTGGATGAACCGACAGGTGGCGTGGATCCGGCGGCACGGCGTCAGTTCTGGGAACTTATCTATGAAGCTGCAGACAATGGAATCACTGTTTTCGTCACAACACATTACATGGATGAAGCTGAATATTGTGATCGCGTATGTATTATGACCGAAGGACGGATTGTGGCCCTGGATACACCGGACAATTTGAAAATGATGCATCAATGTAATACAATCGAAAATGTTTTTATCAAACTCGCCAGGAACCATGAATAAATGAGACGTTTTATCGGTTTTCTTAAAAAAGAATTTCTTCACATTTTTCGTGACTCCCGAACCCTCGTATTCTTGTTCGGAATACCTGTCGCTCAGCTTCTCATCTTTGGTTTTGTTATTGTGAACGATATTAACAATATTGATGTTTTAATTGTAGATCATTCAGGAGATGAAGTAACCCAGGAAATTATTCAAAAGTTATCGGGTAACCCTTATTTTCATATTATTTCCAGTCAGAATACTGAACCGTATGAAGATTTATTTAAGAAAGGTACGATTCAGGAAGTTATTGTTTTCGAAAACAATTTATCCCGGAAATATTTCATTGAAAACACGGCATCTGTACAGTTGCTGGCAGATGGATCAGAACCGAATAAAGCACATTTAATTGTCAATTATACCCAGGGGGTTCTTCAGAATTATTTCTCTAAAGCCAACCCTGATTATTCCAACCCCAATTTTAATGTTCGGATGTTTTTTAATGAGGAACTCCGGAGTCCCTATGTTTTTGTCCCGGGGACAATGGCTTTAATTCTAATGCTCATATCTGCGATGATGACATCTATATCCATAACCCGGGAAAAGGAGATGGGATCCATGGAAATCTTACTGGCATCACCCATGAGACCCGTTCAAATTATAGCAGGAAAGGTTCTTCCCTATTTGTTTTTATCAGTTATAAATGCCGGAATCATTATTTGTCTGGGTTATTATGTTTTTCAGGTTCCCATTGAAGGCAGCCTGATACTTTTAATGGCAGAATCCATATTATTTATTGCCATGGCCCTTGCTTTGGGTATCATGATATCGGCTATATCTCCAAACCAGATGGTTGCCATGATGATATCAATGTTTGCTTTGATGATGCCTACAATGCTTTTATCAGGATTTATTTTCCCAATTGACAGTATGCCCGTCCTGCTTCAATGGATCAGTGCTTTTATGCCTCCCCGGTGGTTTATTCTTATTCTGAAACGGATAATGCTGAAAGGAGTAAATTTCACCTATATATGGAAAGAAACAGCGATCATTGCAGGAATGTTCATATTCTTTCTGATGGTTAGTATCCGGAAATTTAAAATCAGACTGGAATAGGGGATGAGACAGCTTATTACTTTGATACAAAAAGAGTTCATTCAGATATTTCGCAATCGCACTATGTTGCCTATCATTTTTCTTATGCCATTAATTCAAATGGCCGTACTGGTATTTGCCGCGACGTTTGATCTGAAACATATTGACGTTGCCGTGGTGGACCCTAAGCCAACGCAGTCGTCCCGGCGTATTATTGCCTCACTACAAGGTAATCCGTTATACTCCGTGAACAGGTATACCGGTGTAACGGATGCTGAAAAAAGTTTTCTCTCTGATGAAAATGACCTCATTCTTGTTTTTCCGACACATTTTGAAAAAAAAATACTTCATGATGGTTTTGAAGTTCAGATTCTTGTTGATGCAGTGGACAGCCGGAGTGCCCAGCTGGCTGTCGCCTATCTACAGGAAACTCTTATGAACCAAATTCCGGGAATACTTATGAATGTTTCCGGATTATCTGAAAGATCAATTCAAAAAGCCCGGTTACATGTAATTCCCAGATATCTGTTTAATCCTGAATTGGATTATAAGCAATATATGTTTCCCGGATTACTTGTCGTTTTAACGTCTGCTGTTGGAATTTTCCTGACAGCCTTCAATATTGTCAGGGAAAAAGAAGTAGGTACGATTGAACAAGTGAATGTCAGTCCTATCCACAAAACAGTTTTTATTGTGGGAAAGCTTATTCCTTTCTGGATTATTGCAATGTTTGAAATGGCTTTTGGGTTACTCATCGGACATTTGTTTTATAATATTACTGTTGCAGGTCCCCTTGGGGATTTATTTATTTTTACAGGGGCATATTTACTATTGGGATTGGGACTTGGGCTCCTTATCAGCACATTTGCTCATACGCAACAACAGGTCATGTTTCTGAGTTGGTTCTTCATGATGATTTTTATTCTGATGAGTGGAATTTTTACATCTACGGATAGCATGCCGCTTTGGGCTCAGAAAGCAAATATTTTAAACCCAATGGCTCACTTTATGAAGGTTATCCGTATGATCATATTAAAAGGATCCTCTTTATCTGATGTCATCCGGCCATTTCTTTTTATTATAAGCTATGCTTTTGTTGTGCTGTTAACGGCCATTATCAGATACAGAAAGAATGAAATTTAAGAACAGGCTGAAGATTTAACGGTTTGTTTTCAGACTGTCCCGATTAAAATCCAAAGCGGAAAAAAAAGGGCGGCTCTGTCACGCATTCAGCTGTCCCATGATATGTCATAAAATCCTTCTTATTGAATTAGAATGTTCATCAAGAGTCTTAAGGAGAAAGACCACTCATAGCTTATAGCTCTGATTCATGACTCAAACTCATCACGGTTATCGGGCAGGTTTCTAATTTGCGGACGTATCGGAGTGCAAAACTTTTTCAAAAATTCTTATTGCTCTTTCCGTCATTTCATCATCGATATGCAGGTGAAATACAGCCCGCAGTCGGGTAGGGGAGACCGGGAGAATATCCAAGCCGTGTTTCATCAATTTTTTTTGCAATTCTGCTGCAGGGCATTGTATAACATCAATCATCACTATATTAGTCTGGACCGTCTCAAGATTAACGGCCAATCCTCTCATTTGGGCAAGTTTACCGGCAAAATATGCAGCTCTGGCGTGATCCTCGATGAGTCTTTCGATATGATTTTCAAAGGCATACTCTGCCGCTGCGGCCAGATAACCGGACTGACGCATACCACCGCCGAAGACTTTCCGCCAGCGTTTCGCTTGATGAATGAATTCAGCAGATCCTAAAAGCATACTGCCTACAGGCGCTCCCAGTCCTTTACTAAAGCAAACTGACACTGATTCAAAATACCGGGCATATTCATGGAATGGGATATCAGTCGCCACATGGGCATTCCAGATTCTTGCACCATCCAGATGCATTGGGATATGGTATTTATCTGCTATCTTCCGTATATCCTGAATATTTTCAATGGGGATTATAATCCCACCGCCCCGGTTATGCGTATTCTCCACTTCAATCAGTGACGTAGGAGCATGGTGTACATTATCACCAAAACGGAGATTTTCTTCAACTCTCTTCGGATCCATGATTCCGTTATAACCATTCAGCGGTCTGATTTGTACACCGGATAAGAGGGCAGGTCCTCCACCCTCAAAGTTGTAAATATGGGCACCGATATCACAAATTATTTCCTGTCCGGGCTGGGTATGGGTCCGGATGGCAATTTGATTGCTCATCGTTCCGCTGGGGACAAACAATCCGGCTTCCTTGCCAAAACGCTCTGCCACTTTTTTCTGAAACCGAATAACTGTAGGGTCATCACCAAGGACATCATCGCCTACATCGGCTTTCATCATGGCTTCCAGCATCGCCGGGGTGGGCTTTGTAATTGTGTCGCTGCGTAAATCAATACGTTTCATTAAATCTCCGTCAAGCGTTTAAAATGCTGTATGTTCATTTCCCTCAGCACTTTCAACGAGGGAGGCTTACCTGCGTCGTACCAGTGAGTTACATCCTGTTCCAAACCAAAGATATTATCACTTTCCGATAAATGCAGAAACCAGGGAATCACTGAAAAAACGTCCTCTTCAGGTAAATGATTTAGCAGCTCCGGATTCAATGTATAAATTCCATTGAAGGCCAGAGGTTTCAGTTGCTCACTTGCTTTTCCGACGACAATTCTTTCACTTGTTTTTCTGTTTTCCCAGCCACAGAGTTTCATGGTCTGATTAAATAACAGGTAGCGGTTTGTTTTTCTGTTTGAAACGAGAAGGAGAGCATCCCGGGAAAGTGACAAACATTTTTGCATAAAGTCAGATAAATTCAGGTCTGAAAATATATCCACGTTATGAACAAGAATATGGGAGAAATTCTCAAGAATAGGCCGTGCTTTCTTAATAGCGCCCCCTGTATCCAGTAGTTTTTCTTTTTCAAGAGAAAGGTGGATATGGATGTCCGGATTGATCTGTTGGTACTCTGTGAGCCATGCGATGAGTGTATCGGCATGGTGGTGGATATTGATGACAAAATCAGTAATACCACAAGCCTTTATTTTTTTTAAAATCCAATAAATCATGGGTGCACCATGAATTTCAACAAGTGCCTTGGGAACCCGCTCTGTTTCTTCTTTTAAGCGTTTCCCCTGTCCGGCAGACGGAATAAAGGCTATGAATCGTTGCATATCCATGATCCTTGTTCCCGGTGATTCAGGATAACATTCAAATCGTATTTATCCAGAAGGTGTCGTGCAAGTGCCTCGGCACAGTATACCGACCTGTGTTGTCCGCCGGTACACCCAAAATTTACCTGCAAATGGGAAAAATGCCGTTCAATGTAAGATTCCACCGTTTGATCCACAATCTGATAGACATTCACCAGAAAGTCGTTTATCTCACTTTCTTTATTAAAAAACCGGATAACTTCCTCATCTTTACCTGTAAGAGTTTTGTATTCATCATAGCGTCCCGGATTGTGTATTCCCCTGCAATCGAAAACGAATCCGCCGCCGTGTCCATGAGGATCTTCCGGTAACCCCTTATGATAGGAAAAACTATTGATGGTGACCGTTAAATCGGATTTTTGAAAGTTTCTTGTATATTTTTTCAGAGCTTTTGATTCAAGCATCTCTTCCAGGACATGTAAAAGCGTGGGAAGTTGGATGGGCCATTCCACATTTTTCAAAAGCCATTCCACATTTTTCAGGGCGTAGGGGATGCTTTGAAGAAAGTGCCGTTTTCTCTCATAGAAGCCACGGTATCCGTAAGAACCCATAGCCTGCATAATCCGGATAAGAACATAGCCATAATAATATTCGATAAATGCTTCCCGATTTACAGGAATATATCGCTCCAATCGGTCCAGGTAGTATTCCAGCAGATAAGATCGGATATCATAAGGGATGTCCGCCTTTCCATCCCACAAAAGAGATGCCAGATCATACTGGAGAGCGCCTTTGCGTCCACCTTGATAATCGATAAACCATGGGTCCAGGGATTCTCCTCTCAGCATGATATTCCGTGATTGGAAATCGCGGTAAAGAAAATAATCACAATCCACCTGAAGAAGAAAACCGGACAAACGGTTAAAATCATCCTCCAGAAGCTGTTCATCAAAGGGAATATGAGCCAGTTTTAGAAAATAGTATTTAAAGTAAGACATATCCCACATCATGGATTGTTTATCAAAACTGTCCCGGGGGTAGCAGACACTAAAATCCAGACCGGACCGTCCTTCTATTTGAAAACGGGGGAGGATTTCCAATATTTTTTTATAAACATTAATAAGAGTTCCCGGAAAAATCTGAGATGTTCGTACCTGGCGGGAAAAGGAAAAAAGAGTCAGATCTCCCAAATCCTCCAAAAGATAACAATTGTTTTTAAGGTCCTCACAATACAGTTTCGGGACTGGGAACCCTTTATCCCTAAAGTGTTTCGTAAAATTTAAAAAAGCAATGTTCTCTTTTCTGTCCGGATTGGCGGCTGCAATAAAAGTTTTTCCGGAAGAATCCGACAACCGATAATAATGACGGTCTGATCCGGATCGGGGCAGAGGGGAGACCGCTTTGGGATATTCTCCGGAAAATTGCTTAAAAAGCTCCGATACCCTTTCCCTTTCTTTCATCAAATTCCTTTCGATACAAATTTAGATTAATTTAAAGAAAAGGGGGTGAAGTTCAAAATGGCTTCGTATCGTCTATGGGCTCATGAACCCATAATTCCTTGAGTTCATCAAAAAATTCACCTATATTTTCCAGCTTTTTGATCTGCGGGTGTAGTTCAATGGCAGAACACCAGCTTCCCAAGCTGGATACGAGGGTTCGATTCCCTTCACCCGCTCATTTTTCCATTCCTTGAAGTTCAAATGAAAAAAAATTAAATTGTTATCAGTTATTTGAATCGTATCAAAAGGGAATATAAAGGCTATGAAAAAAAATCATTTCATTATTTTACTGATCAGTCTTGGTGTTATCGGACTGATTTTTCTCTTATGGTGGTACGTCATTCGTGAATCCTGAAAAGTATGCCTGTCAGACTCGTGAATTCCATACCAGGAAAATCTTTCAGCTCAAAACGCCTGCCCATCATTTTTATCGAGTGATTTCCTCCTGAAAAATATATAAAGACGATACAACCCGAAATTCAGAGCTCAAAACTCAACAATGTATAAAAAAGACCAAAATCCCCTTTTCTATCGAGACACTTACGATTATGACCTTCCGGAGGAACTGATAGCCCAGTATCCATTAAAAGACAGAGATCATTCCAGGCTTTTAGTATTAAACCGTAAGACCGGTCATATAGATCACATGACTTTTGATTATCTGCCTGATTTACTTCATCCTGGTGATTTGCTGGTTTTTAATGAGACCAAAGTCATTTCAGCCCGGTTAAAGGGTAAAAAGGCAAGTGGGGGTAAAGCAGAAATATTTCTTTTAAATCAAAAAGATGAATCCCATTGGGAATGCCTTGTTAAACCGGGCCGGCGTATACGTCCAGGGACGGTCGTCCATTTTTCTGATACATTCAAAGCAGAAATCATTGATGTTCTTGAAGAAGGGGGGAGGTTAGTCAGGTTTACATGGGAAGGCGATTTCTGGGATGTCCTTGAAAAATATGGCCAGATTCCTCTTCCTCCTTATGTTCATCGTGAGCCGGAGCCGTCGGATAAGGAGAATTATCAGACTGTTTATGCCCGAAAATATGGCTCTGTGGCGGCGCATACTGCCGGACTCCATTTTACACGAGATATTTTAGACAGATTATCACAAAAAGGTGTGGAATCTGTTTATGTTAATCTCCGTGTTGGGTTAGGTACTTTCAGACCGGTGAAAACAGAACGTATTGACCAGCACACCATGCATCGCGAATTTTGTGAAATATCCACTGACACCGCGAATGCCGTAAACAAAGCACTGAACGAAGGCCGGCGTGTTATAGCCGTTGGAACCACCTCCACACGAACTCTGGAAAGTTTTGCAGTTAACGGAAAAGTACATTCCGGCGGACATTTTACAGATATTTTTATTTACCCCGGTGGAAGACCTATTCAAATTATAAGCGGGCTTATTACCAATTTTCATATGCCAAAATCCACGCTTCTTATGCTTGTCTCTGCATTCGCCGGATATGAAAATATTATGAATGCCTATCAGATTGCCGTTCAGGAAAAATACCGCTTTTTCAGTTATGGGGATGCCATGGCAATATTTTGAGAATTGAGCATACTGAGTGTTGCATCTCGATACGACCACGTGTGGTATGCTACTCGATAAACATGATGCTTTTTGGATTTTATGGTTTTTATTATGGAAATGAAATTTAACTTAATAAAAAAACAACCTCTGTTTCATGGATTTTGTTGTATAAAAAAAGGCTTTTGATTACTTTTAAATTATAACAATACATATAATTGATTATCAGATATGAAGCATTAAAGATGATGCTGAAGGAGATCAAAGGATGAAAGCTTTAAAAATATTTTTAATGATTTTAGCTCTTGCTATCGTATCATGTGACTGGTTCATGAACGAGCCGCCAACGTGTATTATTACCAATCCTTTGGATAGTATGTCTTATGATATTGGAGAAGTCTTATATATATCCGTTGAAGCAGAAGATTCGGATGGAGAGATTTCTTACGTCCAGTTTTATATCGATAATGTAGCCATCACATCAATCGATTCATTCCCTTGGACATATATATGGAATACTGCCGGAAAAGATGAAGCATCCTATAAAATTAAGGCCATTGCGTATGACAATGATGATGATTCAAAATCAGATGAAATTATCATTTTTCTTGAAAACAGCGCCCCTGTCGCTTTTTTTACTGTGGATTCCACTCATGGACACACACAGTCTGTTTTTCGTTTTGACGCAACCCGGACCTATGATACATCAGATGATTCTTCCACACTTTTAATACGCTGGGATTGGACAAATGACGGAACGTGGGATACCAACTATTCAACAGAAAGGATCGCAACGCATCAATTTGAAATCCCTGGAACGTACACCATCCGGATGGAAGTCAAGGACAGCTATGATTTAACATCAGAAATGATACTCATGGTGTATGTAGAGCCCTACAATTCAGCACCGACAGCCAAATTCCGTTTTACTCCGAAATCACCGGAAATGGAAACAGAGGTAACATTTGATGCATCGGAAAGCTTTGATCTTGAGGATGAATCTCAGACATTGGAAGTTCGCTGGGATTTTGAAAGTGATGGGAGTTGGGATACGGGCTATTTGGTCACAAAAACTAAAACGTATACCTATTCAAAAGATGGAACATACCGTGTTAAGCTGGAAGTTCGTGATTCAGGCGGATTGACGGATACTTTAACTAAGGAAATTACTGTTCTTTATAAAAATCAGGCTCCAACAGCATCCATACAGTGCTCACCTTCTTATGGTGATACACAAACCCGATTTACCTTTTCTGCTGCAAAATGTCAGGATCTTGAAGATGAAACAAGTGTATTGGAAGTGCGATGGGATTGGGAAAGTGACGGGGAATGGGATACAGGATTTGACACTCTGAAAGTCATTACACACCGTTTTTCAAACCAGGGAACATTTACCGTGACTCTTGAAGTTCGGGATTCGGAGGGATTGTCGACAACAGCGACAAAAGATGTCTTTGTATCGGATTATAATTCTGCGCCGACAGCCAAATTTATCATTACTCCGGAATCAGGCGATACAGAAACACATTTTACTTTTGACGCCTCTCCTTCTTTTGATTCGCAGGAACAAACATCTGCACTTCAGGTGCGTTGGGACTGGGAGAGCGACGGAGAATGGGATACCGGTTATTCCCAAACCAAAACGATTACTCATCAATTTTCTGAAGCCGGTTCATACAGGATTAAAATGGAAGTGATAGACAGCGGTGAATTGACAGATACCATATCTCATGTTTTAATTGTGAATTATAAAAATGAAGCACCGACTGCTTCTTTCACCAATACACCCGAACACGGAACCACAGAAACTCTTTTTTATTTTGATGCATCATCCAGTGTTGACATTGAAGATCCTGTTTCAGAATTAAGTGTCCGCTGGGATTGGGAAAGCGATGGTATGTGGGATACCGGTTACAGTACAACAAAGACAACGACACACACATTTGATGTAAGTGCCACATATACAGTCCGGCTTGAAGTAAAAGATACTGATGGTGGAACAGGCACTGTTGAAAAAGATATTTTTGTTGCCGATTACAATTCTGCACCTACAGCTTGTTTTACATATACACCTGAGAACGGCAATACAGAAACTGTTTTTACTTTTGACGCATCAACATCCTTCGATAATGAAGAGACCCCAACAAATCTTCGGGTTCGTTGGGATTGGGAAAATGATGGAACATGGGATACCGGATATTCCACAGCAAAAACTGCAACACATCGATTTAAAGTAAGTGGAAATTACACAGTAAAACTGGAAGTTCAGGATTCCGGTGATTTAACATCCACAACAACACATACAGTGCAAGTCTCCCATAAGAATACAGCTCCTGTAGCTGTATTAAACGGGAATCCCAATTATGGAACAACTGAAACAATTTTTACATTTGATGTATTGGAAAGTTCTGATTTAGAAGATGATTTATCAGATTTAATCGTCCGTTGGGACTGGGAAAGTGATGGAATTTGGGATACCGGTTTTGATACAAGCAAGATGATAACATACAGTTTTACAAAAGATGGGAATTATACTGTAAAGGTTGAGGTCAGAGATACAGAAGAATTATCCGGATTTGATACTAAGGAAATCTTTATTTCACAATTGAATACAGCTCCTTCAGCACGATTTGTTATAGATCCTTTGTCCGGTGATACTGAAACTCAATTCACTTTTGATGCTTCAGATAGTTATGATAACGAAGAGGATAATGAATATCTCCAGGTTCGTTGGGATTTTGAAAATGATGGGATTTGGGATACAGGCTATTCGACACAAAAAACAGCCACACATCGTTATGATTCAGCCGGTATCTATCAGGTTCTGATGGAAATAAGAGATAGTGGAGAATTAACGGATACAATCAGTCATAAAATTACTATTATTTATAAAAATACTCCTCCAATTGCTGCGTTTTTAGTAGATCCAAGTTTCGGCAATACTGAAACACTTTTCACATTTGACGCAACTATTTCATCGGATAAAGAAGATGCGATAAAAGATTTACAAATTCGCTGGGATTTTGAAGATGATGGGATATGGAATACTGATTTTGATACTTCAAAAACGATAACCCATCAATTTCCTGTTGGCGGCACTTACCCGGTTAAGCTGGAAGTGATTGATACTGAAGGACTTACACATAGTACAAAAAAAGAAGTTATAGTAGCAAATATCAATACGGCGCCTACTCCAATTGCTGAAGTGTCGCCTTTGATTGGAAATACACGAACCGATTTTACCTTTGACGCATCAAAAAGTTATGACAAAGAAGATGCACAGGCATATCTGCAGGTTCGCTGGGATTTTGATAATGATAGTATATGGGATACAGAATATTCAACAGACAAAATATCACAATTCAGATACAAAGATGCAGGTACATATCTGGCGAGTTTACAGGTGAGAGATCGTGGAGGGATGACAGGTGACACTTTAGTCAATGTTATTGTTGAAGAATATGTTAATACAGCGCCTGTTGCGTTGTTTTCAGTGGATCCCACCTCCGGGCCGCCCGAGACACTTTTTCATGTTGACGCCACGTCCAGTTACGATTATGAAGATGAACTTGCGGATCTTCAGGTTCGTTGGGACTGGGAAAACGACGGGATATGGGACACCGGATTTTCCTATAAAAAAACAGCAAGTCATTTGTATGATAGTGACGGCACATATACAATAAATATGGAAATCCGTGATAGGGAAGGATTAACAAACACCAAAACGGGGACAGTTGTTGTTTCATCAA
It encodes:
- a CDS encoding ABC transporter permease; translation: MRQLITLIQKEFIQIFRNRTMLPIIFLMPLIQMAVLVFAATFDLKHIDVAVVDPKPTQSSRRIIASLQGNPLYSVNRYTGVTDAEKSFLSDENDLILVFPTHFEKKILHDGFEVQILVDAVDSRSAQLAVAYLQETLMNQIPGILMNVSGLSERSIQKARLHVIPRYLFNPELDYKQYMFPGLLVVLTSAVGIFLTAFNIVREKEVGTIEQVNVSPIHKTVFIVGKLIPFWIIAMFEMAFGLLIGHLFYNITVAGPLGDLFIFTGAYLLLGLGLGLLISTFAHTQQQVMFLSWFFMMIFILMSGIFTSTDSMPLWAQKANILNPMAHFMKVIRMIILKGSSLSDVIRPFLFIISYAFVVLLTAIIRYRKNEI
- a CDS encoding aminotransferase class I/II-fold pyridoxal phosphate-dependent enzyme — encoded protein: MKRIDLRSDTITKPTPAMLEAMMKADVGDDVLGDDPTVIRFQKKVAERFGKEAGLFVPSGTMSNQIAIRTHTQPGQEIICDIGAHIYNFEGGGPALLSGVQIRPLNGYNGIMDPKRVEENLRFGDNVHHAPTSLIEVENTHNRGGGIIIPIENIQDIRKIADKYHIPMHLDGARIWNAHVATDIPFHEYARYFESVSVCFSKGLGAPVGSMLLGSAEFIHQAKRWRKVFGGGMRQSGYLAAAAEYAFENHIERLIEDHARAAYFAGKLAQMRGLAVNLETVQTNIVMIDVIQCPAAELQKKLMKHGLDILPVSPTRLRAVFHLHIDDEMTERAIRIFEKVLHSDTSAN
- a CDS encoding ABC transporter permease produces the protein MRRFIGFLKKEFLHIFRDSRTLVFLFGIPVAQLLIFGFVIVNDINNIDVLIVDHSGDEVTQEIIQKLSGNPYFHIISSQNTEPYEDLFKKGTIQEVIVFENNLSRKYFIENTASVQLLADGSEPNKAHLIVNYTQGVLQNYFSKANPDYSNPNFNVRMFFNEELRSPYVFVPGTMALILMLISAMMTSISITREKEMGSMEILLASPMRPVQIIAGKVLPYLFLSVINAGIIICLGYYVFQVPIEGSLILLMAESILFIAMALALGIMISAISPNQMVAMMISMFALMMPTMLLSGFIFPIDSMPVLLQWISAFMPPRWFILILKRIMLKGVNFTYIWKETAIIAGMFIFFLMVSIRKFKIRLE
- a CDS encoding NTP transferase domain-containing protein gives rise to the protein MQRFIAFIPSAGQGKRLKEETERVPKALVEIHGAPMIYWILKKIKACGITDFVINIHHHADTLIAWLTEYQQINPDIHIHLSLEKEKLLDTGGAIKKARPILENFSHILVHNVDIFSDLNLSDFMQKCLSLSRDALLLVSNRKTNRYLLFNQTMKLCGWENRKTSERIVVGKASEQLKPLAFNGIYTLNPELLNHLPEEDVFSVIPWFLHLSESDNIFGLEQDVTHWYDAGKPPSLKVLREMNIQHFKRLTEI
- a CDS encoding ABC transporter ATP-binding protein, with product MKDKPIITVKNLTKKFGHFIANDALTFDVYPGEIFGFLGANGAGKTTAMRILCGLSKPSSGDAYVAGYSVKKAPEKIKKRIGYMSQKFSLYEDLTVEENIRFYGGIYGLKRKDLLNRMEELLDRLDIKSIRHQIIRSVPTGWRQKLAFSIAILHKPVIVFLDEPTGGVDPAARRQFWELIYEAADNGITVFVTTHYMDEAEYCDRVCIMTEGRIVALDTPDNLKMMHQCNTIENVFIKLARNHE
- a CDS encoding phosphotransferase enzyme family protein codes for the protein MKERERVSELFKQFSGEYPKAVSPLPRSGSDRHYYRLSDSSGKTFIAAANPDRKENIAFLNFTKHFRDKGFPVPKLYCEDLKNNCYLLEDLGDLTLFSFSRQVRTSQIFPGTLINVYKKILEILPRFQIEGRSGLDFSVCYPRDSFDKQSMMWDMSYFKYYFLKLAHIPFDEQLLEDDFNRLSGFLLQVDCDYFLYRDFQSRNIMLRGESLDPWFIDYQGGRKGALQYDLASLLWDGKADIPYDIRSYLLEYYLDRLERYIPVNREAFIEYYYGYVLIRIMQAMGSYGYRGFYERKRHFLQSIPYALKNVEWLLKNVEWPIQLPTLLHVLEEMLESKALKKYTRNFQKSDLTVTINSFSYHKGLPEDPHGHGGGFVFDCRGIHNPGRYDEYKTLTGKDEEVIRFFNKESEINDFLVNVYQIVDQTVESYIERHFSHLQVNFGCTGGQHRSVYCAEALARHLLDKYDLNVILNHREQGSWICNDS
- the queA gene encoding tRNA preQ1(34) S-adenosylmethionine ribosyltransferase-isomerase QueA — encoded protein: MYKKDQNPLFYRDTYDYDLPEELIAQYPLKDRDHSRLLVLNRKTGHIDHMTFDYLPDLLHPGDLLVFNETKVISARLKGKKASGGKAEIFLLNQKDESHWECLVKPGRRIRPGTVVHFSDTFKAEIIDVLEEGGRLVRFTWEGDFWDVLEKYGQIPLPPYVHREPEPSDKENYQTVYARKYGSVAAHTAGLHFTRDILDRLSQKGVESVYVNLRVGLGTFRPVKTERIDQHTMHREFCEISTDTANAVNKALNEGRRVIAVGTTSTRTLESFAVNGKVHSGGHFTDIFIYPGGRPIQIISGLITNFHMPKSTLLMLVSAFAGYENIMNAYQIAVQEKYRFFSYGDAMAIF